TCCCaactccctccccctctccccggGGCAGGGGGCTCCGAGGCGGGATCCTGAACGCAGTCCTGGCCCCGCGGCGCTCCCCGCAGGGCCGACCCTCGGAGACCCCGTGCAGGGCCGGCTGGGGGGCGCCGCGCCCCTCACACCAACGCGTAGTCGAACTGCCCGCGCTCGAGCGCCTCCTTGTGGTCGGTCCAGGACGAGGCGGGCATGCGGCTGTAGGGGTCGAGCAGGATGCGCACGCAGCGCACCATCAACAGCACCAGCACCACGAGCAGGCAGAGCACGAAGGCGAACACTGTGCGCTGCTCCGCATCCAGGCCCGCACCCACCGGGGGCCCCGTCGACGGCGGCAGGGGCTCCGGCGACAGCGTCCACGTCGCGCTCATGGCTCACATCGCCGCGCGCCCTGCGGAGGAGGGGACCCGCCCGGGGCGCCTGGGATGAGGCTGcgccctccctcctgcccctcctccgCTTCGCCccctcccgccgccgccgccgccgcccccctTACCGTGCCCGACCCCATCCCCCGCCTGCGCCTCGGTCCCCGGGCTACGCCCATGCCCGGCCCGCCGTATCGCCGCCACCAGCACGCGGGGACCCAACTCTGGCCGTGCGCGCAGGTGGGGGCGCTGAGAGCCGGGAAAGGGAGCCGGCCCGGCCCGGCCGCACACAACAGGTGCGAACGACCGGCCGCGGCCCGGATGCGCGGCGTGGGGACGGTCTTCGCGGCCCCTGCCCCCCGCTCCCTTTGTTCTCGGCGGCCCGGGACCCCCTCCCCCACCGCCCCCGCCCCGGCGCGCCCCTCACCCTGGCTTCGACCCGGACGGGGACCGACCGCCCGGCGGCCGCGCTCTCTCCGGGACCCCGGCGCCTGCTCCGCGTTCGGCCTCtccccggcggcggcggcggcggcggcccgggCTCCGGCTCAGCCCACCCCACCCGCCCCTGGAGCGgcggagaccgaggcaggcgagCAGCGCGCGAGCCGGGCCGCCGCGGCTGTTCCCATGGCGACGGGGGCGGGGCCGCCGCGGGGGGCGGGGCTGCGGGGGGCGGAGGCTGCGCAGGGAGCGGCGCGCGAGCCCGCGACCCCGCCCGGACCTGCGGGAGGACGGAGCTGCAGACTCGGGGAGCCGCGAGCACCCAAGACCTCGCCAGGGCGTGGGCAGCTGCCACTCCCACCTCCACTGGCACCTCGGCCCCCCCAGCCTGCCCTGTGCCTGCGTTCTCCTCTGCGATAGACCCCACTCCAGACTCCGTTTGTGGGGGGACCTCAGTGTCCCTAAAACACTCATGGGCACTCAAGCTCCCCCGGCCCTGGGGACCTCAATCCTCAGAGAGCTCAGGCAGGTCACTGGGATGAAAAAGTCCCCCTAGTTTTGTCTGTCACGGGCCTTGTCTTCCAACCCAGGGTCCAGCCCTGGGCAAGGCGTCCACCCACTGCGGCTGCAGTTCCTCGCTCGACCTTGACCGCCTCCCAGAGCAGCCGCccgctcccacccccaccctcgcCCCGGCCACTCCCGCGCCAGAGAAGACACTTCAGACTCCGGAGCTGCTCTTCTGCAATTCGGTGTTTTATTCTTTCCAAATCTCAGGCTTATGCACAGAATGGAAGAgcactgttaaaataaaaaatggaccTAAAGTGGCTTGGCTGACGTGGCCAGCGGGCCACTGAGCAGTGGGTCCCGGGTCCCACCCTGCTGTGGAGGGAGTCCCTGGGCCCTGGGGCCTCTTGGCACTGTGTGGCCTGTGTGCACCCCAGGTGACCAGGCTCCGGGACCCCTGCAGGGCAGAGCAACAGCGCAGGGGCCGGCCCTGGGGGGAGTGTCTCCAGCTGCCAGGCACCCGCAGCAGCCTGTTGTCCCCTCCCCGGCCAGCTGGTCTTGCAGCTCTTCTGGCAGAGCTGGGGGCAGAGCCCGCAGTCTTGTTCCCAGAGGTCTAGAGTTGCTGCAGGTGGTGTCGCGGTGCCTCTGTGCCTGATGACCCAGCCCAGGGCTCCCTGGCTGTGGCACCACACTTAGAGGATCTGCTCGGTGCTGGAGGCTGAGATGTCCAGGAGCCGCCAGGCCGCGTAGGGGTTGAGCTCGTCCTGGTCTCGGCAGAGCGCCCACACGTACAGCATCCGCAGCACCTTGTCCTacagggtggggtgggaaggaTGCTGTTGAGAGGGGTGAGACAACCCAGGCGGCTCTGGGAGGGGCCAGGCTCTGTGGGGCAGACTGGCAACCTCCCCGGGGGGCTGGGAGCAGAGGCCAGCACAATTGCCTAGACTCAGGAACCACTCAGgccttggtaaaaaaaaaaaaaaaaaagacaggtctGCTGGTCTCCAACCTCCCTCAACCCCAAACTCTGGCCCGGGGGTTTCTCCGCATCCCCACCCAGTCCCAGGGCTTCGGGGCTCTGAGCTGGGGTCCCTGCCGGGTGGCCACACACAGATCTTGGGGACAGGCGGTGCCGTCTGCCCGCCCCGTCCCGCTCCCGCACTCACCGGGTCGCCCTCCACCACCTCGCCCTTGGGGTTCCGGACCACCATCACCAGCTGCGCCTGGAAGGTGATGATGAGCACCGGCCCCGGCTCCATCATCTTGCCCATGGCCAGCTGCAGAGGGGCCGAGAGGGGTGGGCCTCAGAGGACAGCCCTGCTGGGAGAAGGCTCCAGCACCAGGCCCAGCACCAGGCCCTCCCCGTGAGCCCTGCCTCTCAGACCAGGCCCAGGCCTCCCTTGAGACCCTCCCCTGGGACAAGCCCAAGACCTCTCGGATCAGCACATGGCCCCGCACAtggcccccagcccctggcaaggCCACCTCCTGGGCCCTGTCTGGGCCATAGTTCCCACTCCCGATGGTGGCCCGGGCCCCTACTGCGAGAGGTGCTTACGTCAATGTTGTCAATGTCTAGGATGCGAGAATGGAACTGGAGACCCAGCGCCTTGGCCTGCTGGATGGGGTAGGCCAGCTGGCTATAAGTCTGAAATGAGAGGCCGACACGTCTGGGTGATGCCGCCCAGGACAGGCGCCACGCCACACAGCCGCTGCCCACACGCCCTGGCACCCGGGCGCCCTGCCGCCAGCCAGCAATGGCAGAGGCCAAGAACCGAAGTCCAAGTGGGAAGGCAGGTGCCACCCACTTACTGGCCCAGATCACACATTTCCCTCTCCTGGGAACCACACTCTACCCAGATGACCCAGTGAAAACAGGATTAATCAGCAAAGTGGGTGATTCTCTTGGAACAAAAGCCCAAATCCACTCCCAGAGCTAAGCTGGCGGCCCCTTGGCTGATCTCTAATACTTCCATATTCACCACACTCTGAATCTTGGCCTGAGATCAAACGCCTCTTCTAGGATCTGTCCTCAGCCCGAGGCTGCCTCTGTCACTGACCAGCCCCCAGTGTCACCCTCAACCCCCTTGCgcctgtgccaggcacaggaagCAGCCCCCAAGACACGTTTTCACTGGAGGTTTCTCTGGGCTTGGCATGAAACCATGAGATGTTCCGATAGCATCTACTTTTTATGGAAATGACTGATCCGcggaggggaggaaaaaaaaacccagagccAATCCTACTTGTTCGGTTTCTTaaaggtgacattttaaaaacacttctgTGGATGTGGCTGGAGCTTCAGCTGTTTCCAGGGCGCCAGCAGCTCCCCGACAAAGCGAGCCAGCTGTGGCGCAATGGTCccaaggtaaaaacaaaacaaaaaaacaaaaacaaaaaaaaaaaaacaaaaaaaaaacaccaaaaaaaaaaaaaaatctacatcgAAACTCATAAATGCCTGCTGGATTAGTCACCATGCAGGggagtatttaaaaagaaaatctgacatCTTCTCCTCTGCTTTTTCCAAGTTGTTTATGAGCTGGGTGCAGAATAGAATTAGCCAAGAAAGATTCTGGATCGCTTAATACGAAGAAGCCGGGGAAACACACAGGTCGGGGAGCGAATAGGGTGAGATGAGGTGGCCTGAGGAGACGGGAGCTGGGAGCCCCACGGGGATGGACTGGGGCAGGGATAGGGAGGCTGCCAGGGATGGGGCAGACAGCTGGACCAGACCCCAGGTACGTGGTGCTGCTGGTGGCCCCCGAACCCCAAGCTTTGACTCCGAGAAGCAATTGGGGCCCCATCAAGACACACAGCTCCTTCCCCGTGTGGGAAGACTATCGATGTTTTGTTTGGATCTATGTTTCAGGATCGTGTGGTGAGGACAGCTAATGGGTCCGAAAAACTCGGCATGCCCTGGAGGCTCCccagggcctggggaggggcACCCAGTGCCATAACCTCACCTGCGCCCCCATAGGTGGCGGCCCTGGGTCACCGATGAAAGCTCCCCCCACCCTTCCAGGGGCTGTTTGGTTACCAGGGTTACCTCTGCGGGCTCCCTCTGGCCCGAGGCCAGCACTGCCCTGGTTTCTGTGATCACACTTCATTCTCCCGACTCCTGGGAGGTGAACACAGGACTCTGCTCTGGCCTGGGAAGTGGGTGGGTGACGCCTTCAAACCCCACTTGGCTCCCAGCCCCCACAGTCATGTGGGAGACCCACACTCTCCCTGACCCCGGCCCCAGCATGCACCCCAGGCCACTGCAGCCACCTGAAACAGGGCAGTCAGGCCCCCGAAGACCTCATTCTGCTTCGCGGTTGCAACCACCTCTCCTGGGACTCTCTTTcactaaaattattatttcctttttattttttttccagacagtctcgctctgtcacccaggctggagtgcagtggcgcaatcttggctcactgcaacccctgcctcctgggttcaagtagttctcctgcctcagcctcctgagtagctgggactacaggtgtccaccaccaggcctggctaatttttgtatttttagtagagatggggtttcaccatgtgggccagactggtctcgaactcctgacctcaggtggtctgcccacctcagcctcccaaagtgctgggactacaggctgagccaccgcgcccggcctattatttccTTAgtgacagtgtcttgctctgtcgcccaggctggagtgctgtggtgcgatgactcactgcagccttgacctcctgggctcaagtgatcctctcacctcagcctctctaataGATGAgacaacaggtgcctgccaccacgcttggctcatttttttcttttttggagacagaatcttgctctattgcccaggctgaagtacagtggcacgaccttgactcactgcaacctccacctcctggatttaagcaattctactgcctcagcctccccagtagctgggattacagacgtgcaccagcacgcctggctaattttttattttagtagagatgaagtttcaccatgttgcccgggctggtctcgaactcctgaactcaagtgatccgcctgcctcagcctcccaaagtgctgggattacaggcgttagtcgCCGCACCCGGCCACTTggctcatttaaaattttttttgtagagatgggatcttgctgtttcccaggctagtcttgaatgcctgggctcaaacaCCTTGGGCTGCTGGGACTGAAGGCATGGGCCACAGTGCCCAGATCtaaccaaaattattttaagattggaggaaaaaaaaaggcccagTAAAATGGGCGGCTTTGTGATCTCTCACAGGCCCAGGGGACACCCCCAGCCAGCCATCTCTTAGACACCAGCCCAGAGAAGGATTCTCCCTAACCGAGTTTACAGTCTGGGAGCAAAGGACTGGCGGGTGACCCGGTGTCCAGCCTGAGAGCCCAGATGTGTAACACACTGAGGAATGGAAGGTCGGGGCAGGCGGTGTCAGGCTCTCGGAGGGTGAGACGTGAGGATCCCCCCCACCAGGAGCCCAAGTCCTGCCTGTCGGGAGCTACCCTAACGGAGCCACCGAAGTGGAACTTCTCCATGGTGATTTTTTAggccttagaaaaaaaaagaaagtactcaCAGCTTCATAGCACCAGTCTTTGAGAATGTCAAGCTCTCCAGAAATCATGGCCTAAAAAGGAAGGGGAAATAAGCACCAGAACAAGAATGGGCTTATCAGGCAGCAGGCGAGGTCCTAGGAACATTCTCCAGTGGTGCGGGGGGTTTCCTTGGACACCCCCAGCTGCCACCTGTGGGGCACAGGTGGAGCTGTGGCATTGGGTGTCCCTCCCCAGGCCCGTCCCTGCTGGTGTGAGTGCCTGGTTCTGGCCTGGGCACAGGCGGATGGCTGCCTGCGGATGACCACCCAGAAGGCACCCCCGGGGGGGACCCCGTGGAACCAGGGGTCTGGCTGGGGTGGCTGGGGACCCAGCTTTCAGCCTGGTCAGGAATCCGAGCCAGGGAGATGAGGACCCACACTCCGGCTCCCGCAGTGAGCCCACGTCCTCTGTCCCCTACAGGACCACGTTTCGGACTGCAAGGCCCACCATGGGATCGGCTGCCTCCTAACTGCTGGGGGCAGCGAGAGGGAGGGTGGGCTGCAGGGGGCGTGACTGGGCTGGGAGCTGCTTCCACAGGATCCCAGAGCCTGGGCCGGATCCGATGCGGGGGAGGGAGGCGCCTGGAGCAGGGAGAAGAGTGCGAAGGAGCCGGATGCTGGTGGTGAAAACTGTGAGCGGCAGGGGGCGGGTGGCCAGAACACTCGGCACCCACCACCCATCCCGGAAGGCACTGCGGTGCTCAGGCTGCTGTTTTGGGGCATGGCGCCCATCTGCACCGCCTCCCAGCCCTGCCTGAAGTGGCGGGAAGGATACGGGAaactggaggaggaagaggacgcTGGATGGCGGCCAACGGGGCCAAGGATGGAGAGTCTCATGAAGGGCCTCCCAGAGGCCTGGCCCGACTGGGCCGAAGGTGTCCAGGCTCCTTCTGCATCCTGGGGGCTGCAGAGAGGCAGAGGCAACAAGGAAGACAAGAGGCCGCCGACCTCAGGGAGAGGCTTGTAGGTGGCGGGCTGCAGCATGACCCTGAGCAAGATACCCTCATCTATAAGCCCAACGAGGGTCTGGTTGCCAGGGACGGCACCGTGAGGGAACCCGCTTGGCCGCAGGTCTGGGTCAGAGGTGGCCTGGGGCCAGCTCTGATGTCTGAGGACGGACGCCCACTACTCCCAAGGGGCGAGGGGCTCCAGGCACCTGAAATAAACCCTAGACTCCAGCAGCTGCTCCCAGGAACCTCAAGGGAAcaacagcctcaggcaggaggAGTGAGGGAAACAGCACCTGGAGGCACTGGAGGTGCCAGGAAGGCCCAGGAAGGGCTTTGGGCATAGCTCGTGGGGTAGCTGCAGCCAGGCAGGAGCCCGTGTGCAACCAGCCTCCTCAGAAAACAGCCTGGGCAGCCGAGTTCCCTGGCAGCACCCAGGGTGCCGGCTGGGGCGGGGGAGGTGGTGAAGCCAGGACCTGCCGCCTGGGAGGGTTCCTGGGGGCGCGGCACCCACCTCCAGGACATTGGGGATGATGTCATTCTCGCACTGCTTCAGAAACCGGTCCTTGTCAAAGGCCGGGTCCACCCGGAGGATCTCTGTGAGCACCTCTGACATCTCTGTCTTGGAGAACAGGCCCCCTGCAGGGAGCGGAGCCGGAAGTTTGGGGAGGGCCAGGGACCCGGCCCCACCACCAGCCTTCAGGGTCCGGGGATGACTCACTCACCCAGCAAGTCGGTGACCTTGTCCGTAAGGGCCCGGGATGCCCGGATGAACGCGTTGTCGCTTTCATCATACTTCATCTTCATCTCGAAGAACCCTGTGGATGACaggacaggtgctggagaagggGCCCCTTCCAGAAACACGCCCCTCTCTCACAGCTTCCAGGGGCTCTCTGTGGCCCCTGCGGGATCCACCCTGACACGGGTGGGGTCAGGGAGGGGACGGATGTGGGCCTGAATCCTCATGAGCTTGGGGACCGCTGCCTGCCCACCTACCTGGCCAGGCGCAGAGGCACCTCAGCTGCGGCCCTAGCGGGGCTGTATAAGTTATGGGCCGCCACCCCGCTGGCTGTTGCTTTCACTACAAAGGAAACACAGGCCTCTAGCAGTCCGCACAGGACAAGGGACGGGGCCTGCGGCTCATTTCGGGGCCCTGACTGTGCTTATGAGGGAGCGCCTGGCTTCTGGCAGCAGAATCTACACCACACCATCAGGTGACCGCAAAGAAGTGACCAGCCCACTCTGACCCTGGCCGcctcctctgcaaaatgaggCTCCGTCTCGTGCCCAATGCAGGGGGATCACCCTGCGTTCCGCCGACTGCCCGGGACACAGTCACCTGCCCTCCGAGACACCCTCACTCACGGTTAAACACCACGTTGTTCTCCTTGAAGTCCTTCCACTGCTGGTACCACTTGGAGTCCTTGTGCAGCACGACCCCCAGGGCCTCCCTGGGGAAGAGAGTGGGCACTGGGGTGAGCGGCGGCGCCGGGGCCACCCTGTGCCCTCCTGTGGCTGCAGGGAGGGGCAGCAGAGGACAGCGGGCAGCTGAGACCTCAAACCTAGGGCCTCTGAGGACCCCACCCTTACCTCTCACCCTCAAATTCAAGGGAGCCAGGAACCTTGGGCAAAAGGCAAACTCAAGAAATGGACCCAGGAGGGAACCATTGGTGGGCGCCCGAAATAGACAGCAGTGAAAGCTGCCCAAAATGGGGGCAGCGAGGGCCACAGGCTGGCACCTACTCATTTGGCTCAAACACTTTCTCCTCCTTGAACTTCTCTCCCGCAAACTCCGTTCTCTTCCGGAGTCGCTGGGGCCTCCGGTAGGGCCCCGTCTGCCCCAGGACACTGTCGTCAATTTCCTTCTTCACGGACTCCACCCCCTGCGAGGGAGGCACAGCGGGGCTGGGGTGGGTGTCCAGGGTTCAGCCGCCCCAGGCTGCACACCCTGGCCCAGGCCTGGGCTTACCTGGGAGAGGGCTCTGAAGGCTGCCGTCCTGCCCAGCTTCTCCCCACCTTTGGATACCGACTCGGCTGACTGCTTGGCCGTCTTGGCTGCTTCTTCCACACCCTCCTTGATTTTCCGGCCCAGATCACTTTTACTGACTTCATGAAGGCTCTactgagacagacacagagagggggCATTGGCACTGGccctgggggcagggggtgggcagAAGGAATTAATTCCtgccagagagaaaggcagatCTGGCTCCCTGAGGCCGGCAGAGGCCTTCTGTGCTCCTGTACCCAGAGCCATGAGAACACCGCCATGGCTTCCAGGGTGCTGGCCCCTGGGCTCTAAGTGAGACGCCGGGTCAACTGGCCCCTCTCCAAAATGGGGAGGAGTCCTCTGGAGACCCGGGAACTGCCTGGCAGCAAGGATTCCCAAAGGAGGGGATCCCACGGAAAGAAGGGCGGGCAGGGCGCCCCATGCTGGACAAAGTTGGACAGAACAAGCAACAGAGGAGAGCCCGCAGCACCCCAGGAGTCCTCGCTCCTGCCTCTACCCTCGGGAGGCGGTGGAAGCGGCCCCTCCCCTCCTATTTTTAGGCAGGAAAAACATTGTCATGTTCTCCTCGAGTCCTGGCCAGTAGCACTTACTGCTGCCGACTTACTGGGTCAACTGTCATGCAAGGTTGCCAGTCTGACCTCACCCTGCGTGTGCCCAGAACTCCTGAAAGCTTCACGAGGGCGGCAGCACGTCCCATGTCACCCACTGCTGCCAAGCCACCCCCACCCAGGATCCGACtcttcctccagcctccagcGGCCGGAGGACTTTGATGGCCCCAGCAGCTCCAGGCAGGCAGGCACTGTTACCTCCTTCACGGTGCCCGTCAGCTCCCCAAGCTTCTTCCGTAGCACCTCGCTCGTCCGCATGGTTTCTGACTCGATGGTTTTCTAGGTAAAGAGCATtgtgtcctttttgttttttttgtgtttttttttgagacgacgtctcactctgttgcccagactggagtgcagtggcatgatctcagctcactacaacctcctccacccaggttcaagtgattttcctgccctaccttcccaagtagctgggattacagggcccaccatgcctggctaatttttgtattttcagtagacagggttttactacattggccaggctggtctcaaatttctaacctcaagtgatccacctgcctcagcctcccaaagtgctgggattacagccgtgagccactgtgcccggccaagcgTTGTGTTTTTAAGTCTGTGTGTTCTGACACGGCAGTGACATTTCTCTTATAGCCAAAGGTCCAAGAGGCATTTTCTCAGCAGCCCCTCTGTCCCCGCACCTGCCAGTACACGCTGCCTCCAGGGCCCCTGGCTGCCCATATGGCTTGGATTGAGGGTCTCCGCAACGGTGAGCTCCGTGCCCAGAGGCCGGCAGACTCGGGCCCCTGCTTGGCAGCTACCACCTGAGAACAGGAGGCCCAGCCTTCGCCTTTCACTCAGTGGTAGGAGGTGGCCTTGCCTGTCATCACTGTGCCCCTCATCCAGCCTCCAGCTACCACAGCTTGGTCTTACGTCTCCTGCCCCATCCATCCCACTCCAAACTCAGCCTGCTCTGTCTTCAGATGACCCCTGCATTCATGATAAAGAAGGGCTGGGCATGtgagctatagtcccagctgtttgggaagctgagatgggaggatcacttgagcccaggagttcgagaccagcacaggcaacatggagagaccctgtctctagaaacataaaaaaattagccaggcgtggtatcCCATGCCtttagtcacagctactcaggaggctgaggtgggagaatcacctgaacatgggaaggtcaagactgcagtaagctgtgatcacaccactgcactccagccagggtgacagagcaagaccctgtctcaaaaaaccaaactaggctgggcacggtggctcaagcctgtaatcccagcactctgggaggccaaggtggatgaatcacctgaggtcaggagttcaacaccagtctggccaacatgatgaaaccccatgtctactaaaaacacaaaaattagccgggcgtgctggcacacacctctaatcccagctacttgggagggaggctgaggcaggagaattgcttgaacccagggaggtggaggttgcagtgaaccgagaccgaaccactgcactccagcctgggtgacagagcgggactccatctcaaaagagaaaaacaaaaaacaaacaaaaaaaaaccacaaactaaaccaaaccaaaccaaaatccACGGGACCCGTGGCAGGTGCATCTCAGGCTCAGCGCTCATTGTTAAGATGGGGACACGGTACCCGACTCGCAGGGCCCTTACAAATAAAGGAACGCAAAGCCATTCCCAGAAGCCAGGGCTTGGCAGCTGCTCAAGAAGAGAAGTGACAATTAATAATCACAGGCTGGGAgtagcggctcacacctgtaatcccagcactttgggaacgtgagacgggcagatcacttgaggccaggagtttgagaccagcctggccaacatggtgaaaccccatctctacaaaaagatatacagggctgggtgcggtggctcacgcctgtaatctcaacactttgggaggccaaggcaggtggatcatttgaggtcaggagttcaaggccagcctggccaacatggtgaaaccctatctttactaaaaatacaaaaattagctgggtggtagtggtacgcgcctataatcctagctactcaggaggctgaggcaggagaattgcttgagcctaggaggcaggggttgtagtgagccaaatcgtaccactgcactctagcctgggcaacagagtaagactctgtctcaaaaacaacaacaaaaaaaatcagctcactgtggtggagggcgcctgtaatcccagctacccgggaggctgaggcaggagaatcacctgaacccaggagccagaggttgcagtgagccaagatgtcgccactgcactctagcctgggtgacacagcaagactccatctcacaaaacaaaacaaaacaaaacaaaacaaaacaaaacaaaataaaataaaataattataccagCGCCATCACCCAGTTTCCACCCGGCTCCATTCAGAGGGCTACAGCTGGGAGCTCTCAGGAGTGCTGCAGCCCAAAGCTGGTGTGCATGAATTGCCTGGGGGCCTGTGAAGATGCGGGTGCTGGCCTGGCAGTTTAGGAGGGTGTGAGCCTCTGCATTGCTCATCCCCTCCCAGG
This Rhinopithecus roxellana isolate Shanxi Qingling chromosome 8, ASM756505v1, whole genome shotgun sequence DNA region includes the following protein-coding sequences:
- the CTXN1 gene encoding cortexin-1 yields the protein MSATWTLSPEPLPPSTGPPVGAGLDAEQRTVFAFVLCLLVVLVLLMVRCVRILLDPYSRMPASSWTDHKEALERGQFDYALV
- the TIMM44 gene encoding mitochondrial import inner membrane translocase subunit TIM44 isoform X2 — translated: MAAAAALRSGWCRCPRRCLGSGIQFLSSHNLLHGSTYQMRRPGGELPLSRSYSSGNRKGFLSGLLDNVKQELAKNKEMKESIKKFRDEARRLEESDVLQEARRKYKTIESETMRTSEVLRKKLGELTGTVKESLHEVSKSDLGRKIKEGVEEAAKTAKQSAESVSKGGEKLGRTAAFRALSQGVESVKKEIDDSVLGQTGPYRRPQRLRKRTEFAGEKFKEEKVFEPNEEALGVVLHKDSKWYQQWKDFKENNVVFNRFFEMKMKYDESDNAFIRASRALTDKVTDLLGGLFSKTEMSEVLTEILRVDPAFDKDRFLKQCENDIIPNVLEAMISGELDILKDWCYEATYSQLAYPIQQAKALGLQFHSRILDIDNIDLAMGKMMEPGPVLIITFQAQLVMVVRNPKGEVVEGDPDKVLRMLYVWALCRDQDELNPYAAWRLLDISASSTEQIL
- the TIMM44 gene encoding mitochondrial import inner membrane translocase subunit TIM44 isoform X1; this translates as MAAAAALRSGWCRCPRRCLGSGIQFLSSHNLLHGSTYQMRRPGGELPLSRSYSSGNRKGFLSGLLDNVKQELAKNKEMKESIKKFRDEARRLEESDVLQEARRKYKTIESETMRTSEVLRKKLGELTGTVKESLHEVSKSDLGRKIKEGVEEAAKTAKQSAESVSKGGEKLGRTAAFRALSQGVESVKKEIDDSVLGQTGPYRRPQRLRKRTEFAGEKFKEEKVFEPNEEALGVVLHKDSKWYQQWKDFKENNVVFNRFFEMKMKYDESDNAFIRASRALTDKVTDLLGGLFSKTEMSEVLTEILRVDPAFDKDRFLKQCENDIIPNVLEPPGCRRSLDTFGPVGPGLWEALHETLHPWPRWPPSSVLFLLQFPVSFPPLQAGLGGGADGRHAPKQQPEHRSAFRDGWWVPSVLATRPLPLTVFTTSIRLLRTLLPAPGASLPRIGSGPGSGILWKQLPAQSRPLQPTLPLAAPSS